From Rhizobium favelukesii, the proteins below share one genomic window:
- a CDS encoding L,D-transpeptidase family protein, whose translation MNRFVISGLSAAAALLAIATAAPSADAQQFFNGRQGDVVFVAPNGDILDYVPSGAAYARDRRGNRVLVDPYGNVIATEMRARGYYPRPPVRDAYNNDVYNGDDPYGDARYSERGAVTGSIPRNAPIDRQPLNDQPYPQSDDYASIEPDQQTPDVMQPKPSQEPVITLKNKSKSEIVALQVFLDRAGVSPGAIDGHMGANVTKAIYAYQQMTGETLDPNNTDAILEQLRMSGGLPLVGYTITPADAAGPYVAEIPEDYAHKAALSSLGYTSTTEMLAERFHMDEGFLKEINPGVDFTVPGTIVKVVNPGEVKAGSVARIIADKGRKQVFAYDNAGNLIAAYPASIGSTDTPSPTGTVTVERVAFNPGYTYNPKINFQQGANDRILNIPPGPNGPVGTVWMALSKPTYGIHGTPEPSKIGRTQSHGCIRLTNWDATELAKMVKPGVTVEFVD comes from the coding sequence GTGAATCGCTTTGTAATATCGGGATTATCCGCCGCCGCTGCCCTGCTCGCCATTGCTACCGCAGCGCCCTCTGCCGATGCGCAGCAGTTTTTCAACGGACGCCAGGGCGACGTCGTCTTCGTCGCGCCGAACGGCGATATCCTCGACTATGTCCCATCGGGCGCTGCCTACGCGCGCGACCGAAGGGGCAATCGCGTGCTGGTCGATCCCTATGGCAATGTGATCGCGACTGAAATGCGTGCCCGCGGCTACTACCCACGCCCACCGGTACGCGATGCCTATAATAACGATGTTTATAACGGCGACGATCCCTACGGCGATGCTCGCTATTCCGAGCGCGGCGCCGTGACTGGCTCCATCCCACGCAACGCGCCGATCGACCGCCAGCCGCTCAACGACCAACCCTACCCACAAAGCGACGACTATGCGTCTATCGAGCCTGACCAGCAAACGCCTGATGTGATGCAGCCGAAGCCCTCCCAAGAGCCGGTCATCACGCTGAAGAACAAGTCGAAGTCCGAGATCGTCGCCCTGCAGGTGTTTCTCGACCGCGCTGGTGTGTCGCCGGGCGCGATCGACGGCCACATGGGCGCAAACGTCACCAAGGCGATCTACGCCTACCAGCAGATGACGGGCGAGACGCTCGATCCGAACAACACCGACGCCATTCTCGAGCAGTTGCGCATGTCCGGCGGTCTGCCGCTCGTCGGCTACACCATTACGCCTGCCGACGCTGCCGGTCCGTACGTTGCGGAAATCCCGGAGGACTACGCGCATAAGGCTGCCCTGTCATCACTCGGCTACACCTCGACGACGGAAATGCTCGCGGAGCGTTTCCACATGGACGAAGGCTTCCTGAAGGAAATCAACCCGGGTGTGGATTTCACGGTCCCCGGCACGATCGTAAAGGTCGTCAATCCCGGTGAAGTGAAGGCCGGTTCGGTCGCGCGCATCATTGCCGACAAGGGCCGCAAGCAGGTATTTGCCTATGATAATGCCGGCAATCTGATTGCCGCCTATCCCGCCTCGATTGGCTCCACCGATACGCCCTCGCCCACCGGCACGGTGACCGTCGAGCGCGTCGCATTCAATCCGGGCTACACCTACAATCCGAAGATCAACTTCCAGCAGGGCGCCAACGACAGGATCCTGAACATTCCGCCGGGTCCGAACGGCCCGGTCGGTACGGTCTGGATGGCGCTTTCCAAGCCGACTTACGGCATCCACGGAACGCCAGAGCCATCGAAGATCGGCCGCACCCAGAGCCACGGCTGCATCCGCCTGACAAACTGGGATGCCACCGAACTGGCGAAGATGGTCAAGCCGGGCGTGACAGTCGAATTCGTCGACTGA
- a CDS encoding DMT family transporter encodes MSNSVYFRPAAASEVSTGILLMFLSVLVSPIIDIFSKLAIATIPAAEITAARFVVQALCMLPIVIWRGSWKTFSWRANVFHAIRGAIITISMVSFVTTLKYMPVADAIAIFFVEPIILTILSSIFLKETIGWRRYTACGVGFFGAMLIIQPSFQEVGYVALLPVVSALCIAIFALMTRVLSHREDPWAMQLQMGIWGLLFCAIVLAFGSGTGSDVFDAVMPDGRGYLYLLGVGVTAAIAGIFGVYAYRAAPASTLAPLQYFEIVSATFFAWLVFGDFPDAVKWLGILIIIASGLYIIWRERRFASKPVSDTPQSALAP; translated from the coding sequence ATGAGTAACAGTGTTTATTTTCGCCCCGCCGCCGCTTCGGAGGTGTCGACCGGCATTCTGCTGATGTTTCTGTCGGTGCTTGTCTCGCCGATCATCGACATCTTTTCCAAGCTCGCGATAGCCACGATTCCCGCGGCAGAAATCACAGCCGCACGCTTTGTTGTACAGGCCCTCTGCATGCTGCCGATCGTCATCTGGCGCGGAAGCTGGAAGACCTTCTCCTGGCGCGCCAACGTCTTCCATGCCATCCGGGGCGCCATCATAACCATCTCCATGGTTTCCTTTGTCACGACGCTGAAGTACATGCCGGTTGCCGATGCCATCGCGATTTTCTTCGTCGAGCCCATCATATTGACGATCCTGAGCAGCATCTTCCTCAAGGAGACAATCGGTTGGCGCCGCTACACCGCCTGCGGCGTCGGCTTTTTCGGCGCGATGCTGATCATCCAGCCGAGCTTCCAAGAGGTGGGCTACGTCGCGCTCCTGCCTGTCGTCAGCGCCCTCTGCATTGCCATCTTCGCCTTGATGACCCGCGTGCTTTCGCACCGGGAAGACCCGTGGGCGATGCAGCTTCAGATGGGCATCTGGGGTCTGCTGTTCTGCGCCATCGTGCTTGCGTTCGGCAGCGGCACGGGTTCTGACGTCTTTGACGCGGTGATGCCGGATGGCCGTGGCTATCTCTACCTGCTCGGCGTCGGTGTCACGGCAGCCATTGCCGGCATCTTCGGCGTCTATGCCTACCGCGCAGCACCCGCCTCGACATTGGCACCGCTGCAGTATTTCGAGATCGTGTCGGCAACCTTTTTCGCCTGGCTCGTGTTCGGCGACTTTCCGGATGCGGTCAAGTGGCTTGGCATCCTGATCATCATCGCATCGGGCTTGTACATCATCTGGCGAGAGCGGCGCTTTGCATCGAAGCCGGTATCCGATACACCTCAATCGGCGCTGGCGCCCTGA
- a CDS encoding TIGR01244 family sulfur transferase: protein MDIRQIDDEYSVSGQIAVEDLDQIKAMGFKSIVCHRPDDEGPDQTPYALVEARAKELGLDIAHVPVGSMGVTEEAIAGMVDALDEFPRPMLGYCRSGARSTAIYQKTHHIRA from the coding sequence ATGGACATTCGCCAGATCGACGACGAATATTCGGTTTCCGGGCAGATTGCGGTCGAGGATCTCGATCAAATCAAGGCCATGGGCTTCAAATCGATCGTTTGCCATCGCCCCGACGATGAGGGCCCGGATCAGACGCCGTATGCCCTGGTCGAAGCGCGCGCAAAGGAACTTGGCCTCGATATCGCGCATGTGCCGGTCGGCTCCATGGGGGTCACCGAAGAGGCAATTGCCGGTATGGTCGACGCGCTCGATGAATTCCCGCGCCCGATGCTCGGCTACTGCCGCTCCGGCGCCCGCTCCACCGCGATCTACCAAAAGACGCATCATATTCGCGCCTAG
- a CDS encoding ParA family protein has translation MPVITFANTKGGAGKTTAVLLLATELAQKGYRVTILDADPQHWITRWHEVSGHVTNISVIDFVTSASLPLHIAENKHNTDYFIIDLPGARNPLLATAIGLSDHVLIPIQGCAMDARGGAQVLELLQYLDEKAGIRIGHSVVLTRVNSMVTTRALCLVKSLLSERQVPVLDTAIIERSAFRDIFDCGGTLHSLDPARVSNLEKARENARCFAEEIMGKLPVKLAEPTHSTGPLIRSAA, from the coding sequence ATGCCAGTCATCACTTTCGCAAACACCAAGGGCGGCGCTGGTAAGACCACAGCCGTACTTCTTCTCGCCACCGAGCTTGCCCAGAAGGGCTATCGGGTGACGATCCTCGACGCCGATCCACAACATTGGATCACGCGATGGCATGAAGTCTCCGGGCATGTGACGAATATCTCGGTCATCGATTTCGTCACGTCGGCTTCCTTGCCGCTGCACATAGCCGAAAACAAGCACAACACAGACTACTTCATCATCGACCTTCCGGGAGCGCGCAATCCGCTGCTTGCGACGGCAATCGGGCTCTCCGACCACGTGCTGATCCCGATCCAGGGATGCGCCATGGACGCCCGTGGTGGTGCGCAGGTCCTCGAGCTGCTGCAATATCTGGATGAGAAGGCGGGCATTCGTATCGGGCACTCGGTCGTGCTGACCCGCGTGAACTCGATGGTGACGACGCGGGCACTCTGTCTCGTCAAGTCGTTGCTGAGTGAGCGCCAGGTCCCGGTTCTCGACACCGCGATCATCGAACGCTCGGCGTTCCGCGATATTTTTGACTGTGGCGGCACGCTGCACTCGCTGGATCCGGCTCGTGTAAGCAACCTCGAAAAGGCGCGTGAGAACGCTCGCTGTTTTGCTGAAGAGATCATGGGCAAGCTGCCGGTGAAGCTTGCTGAGCCAACGCACAGCACCGGTCCACTGATCCGCTCAGCGGCCTAG
- a CDS encoding iron-containing alcohol dehydrogenase: MSSNITANWSYPTAFKLGRGRIKELADACKSLGMKKPLLITDRGLASMAITRTALDILEDAGLGRAIFADVDPNPNDKNLDAGVKAFKDGGHDGVVAFGGGSGLDLGKCVAFMAGQTLPVWDFEDIGDWWTRASVEGIAPIVAVPTTAGTGSEVGRASVITNSETHVKKIIFHPKFLPGVVIADPELTVGMPKIITAGTGMDAFAHCLEAYSSPFYHPMSAGIALEGMRLVKEFLPRAYKEGTDLEARVNMMSAAAMGAVAFQKGLGAIHALSHPIGAVYNTHHGMTNAVVMPAVLRFNRSAIEEKIARAAAYLGISGGFDGFYSYVLQLRSELGVPDSLSAMGIKPDRIDELSEMAIEDPSAGGNPVKMTLENTKVLFKDCF; the protein is encoded by the coding sequence ATGAGCAGCAACATCACAGCCAACTGGAGCTACCCGACCGCTTTCAAGCTTGGCCGGGGCCGCATCAAGGAACTGGCGGACGCTTGCAAGAGCCTCGGGATGAAGAAGCCGTTGCTGATCACCGATCGCGGCCTGGCCTCGATGGCGATCACCAGGACCGCGCTCGACATTCTTGAAGACGCCGGCCTCGGCCGGGCGATCTTTGCCGATGTCGATCCAAACCCGAACGACAAGAACCTCGACGCTGGCGTCAAGGCGTTCAAGGACGGTGGCCATGACGGCGTCGTCGCCTTTGGTGGAGGCTCGGGCCTTGACCTCGGCAAGTGCGTCGCGTTCATGGCCGGTCAGACACTGCCGGTCTGGGACTTCGAGGATATTGGCGACTGGTGGACGCGTGCGAGCGTCGAAGGCATCGCTCCGATCGTGGCCGTCCCGACGACGGCCGGCACCGGTTCGGAAGTCGGCCGCGCCAGCGTCATCACCAATTCCGAAACGCATGTGAAGAAGATCATCTTCCATCCAAAGTTCCTGCCGGGCGTCGTCATCGCCGATCCGGAACTGACGGTCGGCATGCCGAAGATCATCACTGCCGGCACCGGCATGGATGCCTTCGCGCACTGCCTGGAAGCCTATTCCTCGCCCTTTTACCACCCGATGTCGGCCGGCATCGCGCTGGAGGGCATGCGGCTCGTCAAGGAGTTCCTGCCGCGCGCCTACAAGGAAGGCACAGACCTCGAAGCCCGCGTCAACATGATGTCGGCGGCTGCGATGGGCGCAGTCGCATTCCAGAAGGGGCTCGGCGCCATCCATGCGCTGTCGCATCCGATCGGGGCTGTCTACAACACGCATCACGGCATGACGAATGCTGTCGTGATGCCGGCGGTGTTGCGCTTCAATCGTTCGGCGATTGAGGAGAAGATTGCGCGCGCCGCGGCCTATCTCGGCATCTCCGGCGGCTTCGACGGCTTTTATAGCTACGTGCTGCAGCTTCGCTCGGAGCTCGGCGTTCCGGACAGCCTGTCTGCGATGGGAATCAAGCCGGATCGAATCGACGAACTTTCGGAGATGGCGATCGAAGATCCAAGCGCTGGCGGCAATCCAGTCAAGATGACGCTCGAAAATACCAAGGTGCTCTTTAAAGATTGCTTCTGA
- a CDS encoding alpha/beta hydrolase encodes MFAQTQRLDAANASLGFHHERAQSQARGIILVSHGLAEHSKRYSRFAAAMAARGYHVFAFDHRGHGETTAPDAPIGRFARRDGVRQVIDDVSSVREHVVRQYPGLPVILFGHSMGGLIALNAAVTHPEKYDAVAVWNSNFNPGIAGRAAQAILLAERALKGSDVPSGILPKLTFGTWGKSISGRRTEFDWLSRDPAEVDKYIADPLCGFDASVSLWLDIFELTFRAPQMTHLERLPKQIPIHLVGGGQDPATDGGKAVIWLSNHLKAHGFSLITTQIYQDMRHETLNEIGADAAIAAFADWCDEAIARS; translated from the coding sequence ATGTTCGCACAAACGCAACGCCTTGACGCGGCGAATGCCTCGCTTGGCTTTCATCATGAGCGGGCACAATCGCAGGCACGCGGAATTATCCTTGTGTCTCATGGACTGGCCGAGCATTCCAAGCGTTATTCCCGTTTCGCAGCAGCCATGGCGGCCCGTGGATACCATGTCTTCGCGTTCGATCACCGAGGGCATGGCGAAACGACTGCACCCGATGCGCCAATCGGACGGTTCGCCCGTCGCGATGGCGTTCGGCAGGTAATCGACGACGTCTCGTCGGTCCGCGAGCATGTTGTGAGGCAATATCCCGGCTTGCCGGTCATCCTTTTCGGACATTCGATGGGAGGCCTCATCGCGCTGAATGCGGCAGTCACGCATCCAGAGAAATACGATGCCGTCGCAGTCTGGAACTCGAACTTCAACCCCGGTATCGCCGGGCGCGCTGCGCAGGCGATCCTGCTCGCCGAACGTGCGCTGAAGGGCTCCGATGTCCCAAGCGGCATCCTGCCGAAACTCACCTTCGGCACCTGGGGCAAGTCCATCTCCGGCCGTCGAACAGAGTTTGATTGGTTAAGCCGCGATCCTGCCGAAGTCGACAAGTATATCGCGGACCCGCTGTGCGGCTTCGATGCCTCGGTGTCACTCTGGCTCGATATTTTCGAACTGACGTTTCGCGCCCCGCAGATGACGCATCTGGAACGGCTGCCGAAGCAGATACCGATCCACCTTGTCGGCGGCGGGCAGGACCCGGCGACAGATGGCGGAAAAGCAGTGATCTGGCTATCAAACCATTTGAAAGCCCATGGCTTCTCCCTTATCACGACCCAGATATATCAGGACATGCGCCACGAAACGCTGAATGAGATTGGAGCGGACGCGGCTATCGCTGCATTCGCCGACTGGTGCGACGAAGCGATCGCAAGATCCTGA
- a CDS encoding DUF4432 family protein, whose protein sequence is MIEFAAAAGPKLMLDETSLMDIGACVINGVDIAPKEAVPDDGDARISHSVQGFLFTCGPDHIRHREPIPGRADGKVYPLHGSAPGHVAKILWTKFENGNAECRADIDVVTVEGLPARIERHWLIDGGTGEVSLKDKVVNTSDEIVPAFLMYHMNIGGKWFDAGTRLEGKMLDGGGFPWNFGEEPGGIFCVEAPATEGGFAEVRLGPIAAIAGKALRVRVLAETLPHLQVWRNQKAPADVLGIEPVSHRWLSRFELETAGEFIMLKPGESRNYALSFAFV, encoded by the coding sequence ATGATCGAGTTTGCCGCCGCAGCAGGGCCGAAGTTGATGCTCGACGAAACCTCATTGATGGACATCGGCGCATGTGTCATCAACGGCGTCGACATCGCTCCCAAGGAGGCGGTTCCCGATGATGGTGATGCACGCATCTCGCATTCCGTCCAAGGCTTCCTCTTTACGTGCGGGCCGGACCATATCAGGCACCGCGAACCAATTCCGGGCCGTGCTGACGGCAAGGTCTATCCGCTGCATGGGTCCGCGCCTGGCCACGTAGCCAAAATTCTCTGGACGAAGTTCGAGAATGGGAATGCGGAGTGCCGGGCGGATATCGACGTCGTGACGGTCGAGGGATTGCCGGCCCGCATCGAGCGTCATTGGCTCATCGATGGCGGCACGGGCGAGGTGAGCCTCAAGGACAAGGTCGTCAATACGAGCGACGAGATCGTGCCTGCCTTCCTCATGTATCATATGAATATCGGCGGCAAATGGTTCGATGCCGGCACGCGCCTTGAAGGCAAGATGCTCGACGGCGGCGGCTTTCCCTGGAATTTCGGCGAGGAACCGGGTGGTATCTTCTGCGTTGAGGCACCGGCAACGGAAGGCGGTTTTGCCGAGGTGCGCCTTGGTCCGATTGCCGCGATCGCCGGCAAGGCCCTGAGAGTACGTGTCCTTGCCGAGACGTTGCCGCACCTGCAGGTCTGGCGCAATCAAAAGGCGCCTGCCGACGTGCTCGGCATCGAGCCGGTGTCGCATCGTTGGCTATCGCGTTTTGAGTTGGAGACCGCCGGCGAATTCATCATGCTGAAGCCCGGCGAGAGCCGAAATTATGCGCTCAGCTTCGCCTTCGTTTGA
- a CDS encoding thiamine pyrophosphate-binding protein, protein MKKTGGELIVEALKANGVKRLSCVPGESFLAVLDALYDSDIDVVVCRQEGGAAMMADAWGRLTGEPGICMVTRGPGATNATAGLHIARQDSIPMILFIGQVQRDAREREAFQEVEFRRALTEFSKWVGEIDDAARIPEFVTRAFAIATSGRPGPVVLSLPEDMLRDEVEAPRAKQYSRVEAHPGRRQIDDFYLRLLKAERPMVIVGGTRWDADAVADLKTFSERFALPVGCSFRRQMLFDHLHSNYAGDVGIGINPALANEIKESDLLILLGGRMSEMPSSGYTLIDIPYPQQSLVHIHPDPSELGRVYRPDLAICASPSDFVADLIDLEAPSELRWAERTERMHQAYIAWSTPPQSGPGPVHMGPIMEWIEANTRPDAIFTNGAGNYATWLHRFHRFRQFNTQAAPTSGSMGYGPPAAVAAKRLFPEREVICFAGDGCFLMHGQEFATAVRYSLPIIAIVINNGIYGTIRMHQEREYPGRVSGTDLTNPDFASLARAYGGHGETVEATESFAAAFERARASGKPSIIEVKLDPEAITPTRTLSEIAQTKSR, encoded by the coding sequence ATGAAGAAAACCGGCGGGGAACTAATCGTCGAGGCCTTGAAAGCCAATGGGGTGAAACGCCTCTCCTGCGTGCCCGGCGAGAGTTTCCTTGCTGTTCTCGATGCGCTCTACGACAGCGATATCGACGTCGTGGTCTGCCGTCAGGAGGGTGGCGCGGCCATGATGGCCGATGCATGGGGCAGGCTCACCGGCGAGCCTGGCATCTGCATGGTTACGCGCGGCCCGGGCGCCACAAACGCCACGGCGGGCCTGCACATCGCCAGGCAGGATTCCATTCCGATGATCCTCTTCATTGGACAGGTGCAGCGCGACGCCCGCGAGCGGGAGGCCTTCCAGGAGGTCGAGTTCCGCCGCGCCTTGACCGAATTCAGCAAATGGGTTGGGGAGATCGACGATGCTGCTCGCATTCCGGAGTTCGTCACCCGCGCCTTTGCGATCGCCACATCCGGTCGTCCCGGTCCCGTTGTATTGTCACTGCCCGAAGACATGCTGCGTGATGAAGTGGAGGCGCCCCGCGCCAAGCAATACTCGCGCGTTGAAGCGCATCCCGGTCGTCGCCAAATTGACGACTTTTACCTGCGACTGCTGAAGGCGGAGCGACCGATGGTCATCGTCGGCGGCACGCGCTGGGATGCGGATGCAGTGGCCGACCTGAAAACCTTCTCGGAACGCTTCGCCCTGCCTGTCGGCTGCTCGTTCCGTCGGCAGATGCTGTTCGACCATCTCCACTCGAACTATGCCGGGGATGTCGGCATCGGCATCAATCCTGCGCTCGCGAATGAGATCAAGGAGAGCGACCTGCTGATCCTACTAGGTGGCCGGATGTCGGAAATGCCCTCCTCCGGCTATACGCTGATCGACATCCCCTATCCGCAGCAGTCGCTCGTCCACATTCATCCCGATCCTTCGGAGCTCGGCCGTGTATACAGGCCCGACCTCGCAATCTGCGCGAGCCCGAGTGACTTCGTTGCAGATCTTATTGATCTCGAGGCACCAAGCGAACTCAGATGGGCGGAACGCACCGAACGGATGCATCAGGCCTACATTGCGTGGTCTACGCCACCGCAGAGCGGTCCCGGTCCAGTGCACATGGGGCCGATCATGGAGTGGATCGAGGCAAACACGCGCCCGGATGCAATATTTACCAACGGCGCGGGAAACTATGCCACCTGGCTGCATCGGTTCCATCGTTTCCGTCAATTCAACACCCAGGCCGCCCCGACATCAGGCTCCATGGGCTACGGCCCACCGGCTGCGGTTGCGGCCAAGCGGCTCTTTCCCGAACGCGAGGTCATCTGTTTTGCCGGAGACGGCTGTTTCCTGATGCACGGCCAGGAATTTGCGACTGCCGTTCGCTATAGCCTGCCGATCATCGCCATCGTCATCAACAACGGCATCTACGGCACCATCCGCATGCATCAGGAGCGGGAATATCCGGGTCGCGTCAGCGGCACTGACCTCACCAACCCAGACTTTGCCTCGCTTGCGCGCGCTTATGGCGGCCACGGCGAAACGGTCGAGGCGACCGAGAGCTTCGCAGCCGCCTTCGAGCGCGCCCGCGCAAGCGGCAAGCCGTCGATCATCGAAGTAAAACTCGATCCGGAGGCGATTACGCCAACGCGCACGCTTTCCGAAATTGCCCAAACAAAAAGCCGGTGA
- a CDS encoding CaiB/BaiF CoA transferase family protein has product MTDHQPKKPPLSGIRVIELARVLAGPWAGQMLADLGADVIKIENPDGGDDTRHWGPPFVEGADGENLSAAYYHAANRGKRSITADLKREEDQALVRRLVATADVVIENFKLGGLVKYGLDYESLKKINPKLVYCSITGFGQNGPYASLAGYDYIVQGMSGFMSITGEPDGQPMKAGVAIADIFTGIYAVAAIEAALIHAQKTGEGQLVDMALLDVQSAVLANQNMNYLVSGRPPTRLGNAHPNISPYEVVPAADGYLILAVGNDGQFRRLCTILSLEGIADDPRFSTNKARVANRDEVRRLVSTETLQWQKADLLRACEADAVPAGAINTIEEMFDDPQVQARGLRVDLADAKGTVIPGVRTPVVLSQTPLRYESPSPRLGEHQQEVLAELAELEGKRPS; this is encoded by the coding sequence ATGACGGACCATCAGCCCAAGAAACCACCGCTCTCCGGCATCCGCGTCATCGAGCTCGCACGCGTGCTCGCTGGCCCATGGGCGGGCCAGATGCTGGCCGATCTCGGCGCCGATGTGATCAAGATCGAAAACCCGGATGGAGGCGATGACACCCGCCACTGGGGACCACCCTTCGTCGAGGGCGCCGACGGCGAAAACCTGTCCGCCGCCTACTACCACGCTGCCAACCGCGGCAAGCGCTCGATCACCGCCGACCTGAAGCGCGAAGAAGATCAGGCGCTCGTCCGCCGTCTTGTCGCTACGGCCGACGTCGTCATCGAGAACTTCAAGCTCGGCGGGCTGGTGAAATACGGTCTCGATTACGAAAGCCTGAAGAAGATCAATCCGAAGCTCGTCTATTGCTCGATCACGGGTTTTGGTCAGAACGGCCCGTATGCTAGCCTCGCTGGCTACGACTATATCGTGCAAGGCATGTCCGGCTTCATGTCGATCACCGGCGAGCCGGACGGACAACCGATGAAGGCAGGCGTCGCGATCGCCGACATTTTTACCGGAATCTATGCGGTCGCAGCCATCGAGGCGGCGCTCATCCACGCGCAGAAAACCGGCGAAGGGCAGCTGGTCGACATGGCGCTGCTCGACGTTCAATCGGCAGTGCTTGCCAACCAGAACATGAACTATCTTGTCTCCGGCCGTCCCCCGACCCGGCTTGGAAACGCACATCCGAATATCTCGCCCTATGAAGTTGTTCCGGCCGCTGATGGCTATCTGATCCTGGCCGTGGGGAACGACGGCCAATTCCGCCGTTTGTGCACGATCCTCAGCCTCGAGGGTATTGCTGACGATCCACGCTTTTCGACAAACAAAGCGCGCGTTGCAAACCGCGACGAAGTTCGCAGGCTGGTTTCGACGGAAACGCTGCAATGGCAGAAGGCCGACCTGCTGAGGGCTTGCGAGGCGGACGCCGTTCCGGCCGGTGCGATCAACACGATCGAGGAAATGTTCGACGATCCACAAGTCCAGGCGCGCGGGCTGCGGGTCGATCTGGCCGACGCAAAGGGTACCGTCATTCCCGGCGTGAGGACGCCGGTCGTGCTGTCGCAAACGCCCTTGCGTTACGAGAGCCCGAGTCCGCGGCTGGGAGAGCATCAGCAGGAGGTTCTGGCGGAACTCGCCGAACTGGAGGGGAAGAGACCATCATGA
- a CDS encoding ribonuclease T2 family protein, which translates to MSNPFLRTAVFLIAMAAAGVGEAQDAGGKTRLILAASWQPAFCETNQRKPECRTQTKDRFDATNFSLHGLWSMRKDYCDVSGSLRTADKDGDWRELPEVELSTATRAALEKIMPGTQSGLERHEWIKHGSCTKMSADDYFATSVRLIDELNASAVRDLFAASIGKALTAEVIKAAFDKSFGPGAGDRVKMSCRRAGGGDRVISELTIGLSENATSDDKASLRDLIQGAGRTSFGCDEGVVDAAGF; encoded by the coding sequence ATGAGCAATCCATTTTTGCGCACGGCTGTATTCTTGATTGCAATGGCGGCTGCCGGTGTTGGGGAGGCCCAGGATGCGGGCGGAAAGACGCGCTTGATTCTGGCGGCCAGCTGGCAGCCCGCCTTCTGTGAAACCAACCAGCGCAAGCCGGAATGCCGCACGCAGACCAAGGACAGATTCGATGCGACCAATTTCTCGCTGCACGGGCTCTGGTCGATGCGGAAGGACTACTGCGACGTCTCCGGCAGTCTGCGGACCGCGGACAAGGACGGCGATTGGCGTGAGCTGCCCGAGGTGGAGTTGTCTACTGCGACCAGGGCCGCGCTCGAGAAAATAATGCCTGGAACGCAATCCGGCCTGGAGCGACACGAGTGGATCAAGCACGGCTCCTGCACCAAGATGAGTGCCGACGACTATTTTGCCACGTCGGTCCGTCTGATCGATGAGCTGAACGCCTCGGCGGTCCGCGATTTGTTCGCGGCCAGTATCGGCAAGGCGCTGACGGCGGAGGTGATCAAGGCTGCATTCGACAAGAGCTTCGGCCCTGGCGCCGGCGATCGCGTCAAGATGAGTTGCCGGCGCGCCGGCGGAGGGGACCGCGTCATCAGCGAGCTCACGATCGGCCTGTCGGAGAACGCGACATCGGATGACAAAGCAAGCCTGCGCGACCTCATTCAAGGGGCAGGGCGGACGTCGTTCGGCTGTGATGAGGGCGTCGTGGATGCGGCAGGGTTTTGA
- a CDS encoding RidA family protein, whose amino-acid sequence MSIKRIDAGARMSGAVVHGNTVYLAGQVGEGESVTEQCKSALAEVDRLLAAAGSNKSKILQTLIYLSDMSYFAEMNAAWEAWVDPANTPARATSEAKLAAPKYKVEFTVTAAID is encoded by the coding sequence ATGAGCATCAAGCGCATCGACGCCGGCGCCCGCATGAGCGGCGCAGTCGTCCACGGCAACACCGTCTACCTCGCTGGCCAGGTCGGTGAAGGCGAAAGCGTCACCGAACAGTGCAAGTCGGCACTGGCCGAAGTTGATCGCCTGCTCGCCGCTGCCGGCTCGAACAAGTCCAAGATCCTGCAGACGCTGATCTATCTCTCCGACATGTCCTACTTCGCGGAAATGAACGCTGCCTGGGAAGCCTGGGTCGATCCGGCAAACACGCCGGCTCGCGCCACCAGCGAAGCCAAGCTCGCTGCGCCGAAGTACAAGGTCGAGTTCACGGTTACGGCCGCAATCGACTAA